From Leptolyngbya sp. KIOST-1, one genomic window encodes:
- a CDS encoding potassium channel family protein, which yields MTVMPTLNRKLRQRLIVLAVAIALAAVVGLLLWQEGRGSGGTVPWAVLENIVITLMGEYPDKPKSPVGRVLQLLLLISGTFIFGAISGKISSVFVTRALRSEASVSVFKDHIIICNWNDKAAGIIDQLVEGNKDNPIDIVVVAASVVADRREFPTRVHFIQDDPTHHDTLERLQASQAKAVILLADEESESPDDKNALIALAVKHLEQTPGRQKDIHVIAELVNLRRRRHLQEAGVDEVVSARDYSAGIMAQSAMFKNMSVVYQQLLTYSDDSNEFYFIEPGRYPSHLEGKTFAELSHWIRTYSVTHQADNPLLLLGVRRGSGEILLNPKP from the coding sequence ATGACGGTGATGCCAACCCTGAATCGCAAACTGCGGCAGCGGCTGATTGTCCTGGCCGTAGCGATCGCCCTGGCGGCTGTCGTGGGGCTGCTGCTGTGGCAGGAGGGCCGGGGGAGCGGCGGTACCGTCCCCTGGGCGGTGCTGGAAAACATCGTCATTACTCTAATGGGGGAATACCCCGACAAACCCAAGAGCCCCGTGGGGCGAGTGCTGCAACTGCTGCTGCTGATTTCGGGCACATTTATCTTTGGGGCAATCAGCGGCAAAATTTCCTCTGTGTTTGTCACCCGGGCGCTGCGATCGGAGGCCTCTGTGAGCGTGTTTAAGGACCACATCATTATCTGCAACTGGAACGACAAGGCCGCAGGCATCATTGACCAGCTGGTGGAGGGCAACAAGGACAACCCTATCGATATTGTGGTGGTGGCGGCCTCGGTGGTCGCCGATCGCCGCGAGTTTCCCACCCGAGTACACTTTATCCAGGACGACCCCACCCACCACGACACCCTGGAGCGCCTCCAGGCCTCCCAGGCCAAGGCTGTGATTCTGCTGGCGGACGAGGAGAGCGAATCGCCGGACGACAAAAACGCCCTCATCGCCCTGGCGGTCAAACACCTGGAGCAAACCCCCGGTCGCCAAAAGGACATTCACGTGATCGCCGAACTGGTGAACCTGCGCCGCCGCCGCCACCTGCAAGAGGCCGGGGTAGACGAGGTGGTGTCGGCCCGCGACTACAGCGCTGGCATCATGGCCCAGAGCGCCATGTTCAAGAATATGTCGGTGGTGTACCAGCAGCTGCTCACCTACTCCGACGACTCCAACGAGTTTTACTTCATCGAGCCGGGCCGCTACCCCAGCCACCTGGAGGGCAAAACCTTTGCGGAGCTGAGCCACTGGATCCGCACCTACAGCGTTACCCACCAGGCCGACAACCCGCTGCTGCTGCTGGGGGTGCGGCGGGGCAGCGGTGAGATCTTGCTCAACCCCAAGCCCTAG
- a CDS encoding P-II family nitrogen regulator, with the protein MSKPAKKLVIITEKLLLKKIADIIDACGASGYTVLETGGKGSRNMRSSGQPSVSDTTSNIKFEVLTDTREMALEISDKVAVQFFNDYAGIIYICDAEVLYAHSFCGPEGC; encoded by the coding sequence ATGTCCAAGCCAGCCAAAAAGCTCGTAATCATCACCGAGAAATTGCTGCTCAAAAAAATCGCCGATATCATCGACGCCTGCGGGGCGAGCGGTTATACGGTGTTGGAAACGGGCGGTAAAGGAAGTCGGAATATGCGCTCGTCGGGACAACCCAGCGTTTCTGACACCACTTCGAATATCAAGTTCGAGGTGCTCACCGACACTCGGGAGATGGCCCTAGAAATTTCGGATAAAGTTGCCGTGCAGTTTTTCAACGACTATGCGGGCATCATCTACATCTGCGATGCGGAGGTCCTGTACGCGCACAGTTTCTGCGGTCCAGAGGGCTGTTGA
- a CDS encoding glycosyltransferase family 25 protein, producing MKFIDYFDRAYVLNLPERRDRREAMVKELNRVGLPLTPGKVEIFDAIKPSDPGPFERIGFRGCYLSHLEMFKQARDAGAKNLLIMEDDLQFRPDFCEYEEAVLQELSGQDWDTVQFGYFADWADPEVKISSPILKPFNGEVIGTHFHAINGKMLQPMIDFFELLLSRPVGHPDGGPMPPDGALNVIKWQYPEMNRLLAIPALGIQRSSRSDVTPSWYDHLPVLGGLANFTRNASLFSVLKSRLVATRASR from the coding sequence ATGAAATTTATTGATTATTTTGATCGCGCCTATGTCCTTAACCTACCGGAGCGCCGCGATCGCCGTGAGGCTATGGTCAAAGAGCTCAATCGGGTTGGTTTGCCTTTGACCCCTGGCAAAGTGGAGATTTTTGACGCCATTAAGCCAAGCGACCCTGGCCCTTTCGAGAGGATAGGCTTTCGAGGATGCTATCTCAGCCATCTAGAAATGTTTAAGCAAGCCCGCGATGCGGGGGCCAAGAATCTACTGATTATGGAAGATGATTTGCAGTTCAGGCCAGATTTCTGTGAGTACGAAGAGGCTGTACTCCAGGAACTGAGCGGCCAGGACTGGGATACCGTTCAGTTCGGCTATTTTGCCGATTGGGCGGATCCCGAGGTCAAGATCAGCTCTCCGATTCTCAAGCCCTTTAACGGCGAAGTCATTGGTACCCATTTTCACGCCATCAACGGCAAAATGCTCCAGCCCATGATCGATTTTTTTGAACTCCTGCTCAGTCGCCCCGTAGGACACCCCGATGGCGGCCCAATGCCTCCGGACGGAGCCTTGAATGTGATCAAGTGGCAGTACCCTGAGATGAACCGCCTGCTGGCCATACCGGCTCTGGGCATCCAGCGCAGTTCTCGCAGCGACGTCACCCCCAGCTGGTACGACCACCTGCCGGTCCTGGGAGGCCTGGCCAACTTTACCCGCAATGCTAGTCTTTTTAGCGTTTTGAAGAGTAGGCTGGTAGCAACCAGGGCCAGCCGCTGA
- the psaC gene encoding photosystem I iron-sulfur center protein PsaC, whose amino-acid sequence MSHSVKIYDTCIGCTQCVRACPTDVLEMVPWDGCKAGQIASSPRTEDCVGCKRCETACPTDFLSIRVYLGAETTRSMGLAY is encoded by the coding sequence ATGTCCCATTCTGTCAAAATCTACGATACCTGCATTGGCTGCACCCAGTGTGTGCGCGCCTGCCCCACCGACGTGCTCGAAATGGTGCCCTGGGATGGCTGTAAAGCCGGGCAAATTGCCTCCTCCCCTCGCACCGAAGACTGTGTTGGCTGCAAGCGTTGCGAAACGGCTTGCCCCACTGACTTTTTGAGCATTCGCGTCTACCTGGGCGCAGAAACCACCCGCAGCATGGGCCTGGCCTACTAG
- the rpiA gene encoding ribose-5-phosphate isomerase RpiA, whose translation MAEVDPVKLMKQEVGRQAAARVQSNTVVGLGTGSTTAFAIQFIGERLAKGEISNIKGVPTSFQASVLAKQYGIPLTTLDECGEIALAIDGADEVDPQMNLVKGGGAAHTREKIVDSLAKEFIVVVDSSKLVDKLGTTFALPVEVMPLAITPVTKALESLGGKPDLRMGIKKDGPVITDQGNMILDVKFDAIDDPAGLEKTINNIPGVLDNGLFVGVATEVLVGEVKDGQASVRKL comes from the coding sequence ATGGCTGAAGTGGATCCCGTTAAGCTGATGAAGCAGGAAGTGGGTCGTCAGGCGGCGGCGCGGGTGCAGTCGAACACGGTGGTGGGGCTGGGCACCGGGTCCACCACAGCCTTTGCCATTCAGTTCATTGGCGAGCGGCTGGCCAAGGGCGAAATCAGCAACATTAAGGGCGTACCCACCTCTTTTCAGGCATCGGTGCTGGCCAAGCAGTACGGCATTCCCCTCACCACCCTCGACGAATGTGGCGAAATTGCCCTGGCCATTGATGGGGCTGACGAAGTGGACCCCCAGATGAACCTGGTCAAGGGGGGCGGTGCAGCCCACACCCGCGAAAAGATTGTAGACTCCCTTGCCAAAGAATTTATCGTGGTGGTCGATAGCTCCAAGCTGGTCGATAAGCTCGGTACCACCTTTGCCCTGCCCGTGGAAGTCATGCCCCTGGCCATAACCCCCGTCACCAAAGCGTTGGAATCCCTCGGCGGCAAACCCGACCTGCGCATGGGGATCAAAAAAGACGGCCCGGTGATCACCGACCAGGGCAACATGATTCTGGACGTCAAGTTTGATGCGATCGATGACCCCGCCGGGCTAGAAAAGACGATCAACAATATTCCTGGCGTACTCGACAACGGCCTGTTTGTGGGTGTAGCCACCGAGGTGCTGGTGGGCGAGGTCAAAGACGGCCAGGCCAGCGTTCGCAAGCTGTAG
- a CDS encoding calcium-binding protein — translation MSQLAAPKADEETQQAIENWHYWVNQGYGFG, via the coding sequence ATGAGCCAGCTAGCAGCACCGAAGGCTGACGAAGAGACCCAGCAGGCGATTGAAAATTGGCACTACTGGGTGAATCAAGGCTATGGGTTCGGGTAG
- a CDS encoding response regulator — protein MVTSPFSTAEGRRRIVVVEDDTANRLFFADYLIFSGFTVLALPHGLDLEQQLKEFQPDLLLLDLGLPEVDGYALLQQVRSSAMWRQLPVIVVSGYAFAEDQHRALELGAQQYLIKPVRLHQLIQAVHQVLPPGA, from the coding sequence ATGGTGACATCTCCATTCAGCACCGCTGAAGGTCGGCGTCGCATTGTTGTCGTAGAAGACGATACTGCCAACCGATTATTTTTTGCCGACTACCTGATCTTCTCCGGATTTACGGTGCTGGCCCTGCCCCACGGGCTAGACCTTGAGCAGCAGCTCAAGGAGTTTCAGCCCGATCTGCTGCTGCTCGATCTGGGGCTGCCCGAAGTAGACGGCTACGCGCTGCTACAACAGGTGCGTTCCTCTGCCATGTGGCGGCAGCTGCCCGTAATTGTGGTGTCTGGCTATGCCTTTGCCGAAGACCAGCACCGGGCCCTGGAACTGGGGGCGCAGCAATACCTGATCAAACCTGTACGCCTGCACCAACTTATTCAGGCAGTTCACCAGGTATTGCCGCCTGGAGCGTAG
- a CDS encoding MFS transporter: protein MVHQPTLRLPRYETWGQPLGLCLILFMLSYTVGVVQPIMPPLVQEFNSSVGYVQSALVLMSLVTASFTPTAENLSQRLGRRTVLAIALGCFALGLVVIILSPGIGLFTLGLAGCIGVAGAVLMSTPVALMDALPGAGIQRYGLVALAIAGVLGALIGSLTGGVMAFDFSWRWAFGFELGLIPLIWWLVRSIAVPTPAQTLPADWLGGLLSVAGFGLTLVGLSLASELGWWQPRGNPQGSLGILAPFGISVAPVLMAAGLICLGLLIFWERGRSRLGQPSLLRLGVFNRRIFTLGLAIGTLHTMTTAGVQFNLFQFIPAVMGLNPIQTAIAVIPSTLAQLVVLLLLVRRRPQFPPRSLLQSGLMVKSVGIAMLWAAISPPVTALKLLPALVVMGAGTGLFATYITSLTFAHTDSAQKAEARGVYRPFQHLGASLGRGILGTMLISLASLNIVDGILAELGQSVPPDVRRTAARSLQVAIQTLRRSDRRDLFSQLPDAVQPALGGILQQAAVQAMQNTLLVILALCLLCLGLSFLLPKTAKTIEAPIE, encoded by the coding sequence ATGGTCCATCAACCGACCCTTCGACTACCTCGCTACGAGACCTGGGGCCAGCCCCTGGGGCTATGCCTGATTTTGTTTATGTTGTCCTACACGGTCGGAGTGGTGCAGCCAATTATGCCGCCCCTGGTGCAGGAGTTTAACTCCAGCGTGGGCTATGTGCAGTCGGCCCTGGTGCTGATGTCGCTGGTGACGGCTTCGTTTACTCCCACCGCCGAGAACCTGAGCCAACGGCTGGGGCGGCGGACGGTCCTGGCGATCGCCCTGGGGTGCTTTGCCCTGGGCCTGGTGGTGATTATTCTCAGTCCCGGCATTGGGCTGTTTACCCTGGGGCTGGCGGGGTGCATTGGCGTGGCGGGGGCTGTGCTGATGAGTACCCCCGTGGCCCTGATGGATGCCCTCCCCGGTGCGGGCATTCAGCGGTATGGCCTGGTGGCACTGGCGATCGCCGGGGTGCTTGGGGCCCTAATCGGCTCGCTGACCGGCGGCGTGATGGCCTTTGACTTTAGCTGGCGCTGGGCCTTTGGCTTCGAGCTGGGGTTGATCCCACTCATCTGGTGGCTGGTGCGCTCCATTGCGGTGCCCACCCCCGCCCAGACACTGCCCGCCGACTGGCTGGGGGGACTGCTCTCGGTGGCGGGGTTTGGGCTTACCCTGGTCGGGCTCAGCCTGGCCTCAGAGCTGGGCTGGTGGCAGCCCAGGGGCAATCCCCAGGGGTCGCTGGGCATTCTGGCCCCGTTTGGCATTTCCGTAGCTCCGGTGCTGATGGCGGCCGGGTTAATTTGTCTGGGCCTGCTAATCTTTTGGGAGCGGGGGCGATCGCGCCTGGGGCAGCCGTCGCTGCTGCGCCTGGGGGTCTTCAACCGCCGTATTTTCACCCTGGGGTTGGCCATCGGCACCCTGCACACCATGACCACAGCGGGGGTGCAGTTCAACCTGTTTCAGTTCATTCCAGCGGTGATGGGGCTCAACCCCATTCAGACTGCCATCGCGGTCATTCCCTCCACCCTGGCCCAGCTGGTTGTGCTGCTGCTGCTGGTCAGGCGGCGGCCCCAGTTTCCGCCCCGCTCTCTGCTGCAGTCGGGGCTGATGGTCAAAAGCGTGGGGATTGCCATGCTGTGGGCTGCCATTAGCCCGCCGGTAACCGCCCTCAAGCTGCTGCCCGCCCTGGTGGTGATGGGGGCTGGTACAGGTCTGTTTGCCACCTACATTACCTCCCTCACCTTTGCCCATACTGACAGCGCTCAAAAAGCCGAAGCACGCGGGGTCTACCGTCCCTTTCAACACCTGGGTGCCTCGCTGGGGCGGGGCATTTTGGGCACGATGCTGATCAGTCTGGCCTCGCTCAACATTGTGGACGGTATTTTGGCTGAGCTGGGCCAGTCGGTGCCGCCAGACGTGCGGCGAACGGCGGCGCGATCGCTCCAGGTAGCCATTCAAACCCTGCGGCGCAGCGATCGCCGCGATCTGTTTAGCCAACTGCCCGACGCCGTGCAGCCCGCCCTTGGCGGTATTTTGCAGCAGGCCGCCGTGCAGGCGATGCAGAACACGCTGCTGGTGATCCTGGCGCTATGTCTGCTCTGCCTGGGCCTGTCGTTTCTGCTGCCCAAAACCGCCAAAACGATTGAGGCCCCGATCGAGTAA
- a CDS encoding sodium-dependent bicarbonate transport family permease, translated as MTRFGAQLQSPTLGFLIGGIVIAALGSQLAIPDAIYKFIVFMLLIKVGLTGGMAIRNASLAEMLLPALFAVITGIVIVFIGRYTFAKLPGIRVVDAVATAGLFGAVSGSTMVAGITMLEGQGMEFEAWAGALYPFMDIAALVTAIVVASIYTSKQKRDKYLKNEAYLKNNEAYVSKQEYLTKEEYGGLQPVAAGGAPIIDQRSGTAGGYGGESGGTSGGYVSESGGAPSPRVKIWPIVKESLQGSALSALLLGLALGIVTRPESVYESFYDPLFRGLLSILMLIMGMEAWARLNELRKVAQWYALYAFAAPFLHGFIAFGLGMIAHYVSGFSAGGVALLAVIAASSSDISGPPTLRAGIPSANPSAYIGASTAIGTPVAIALCIPLFVGLAQALMGG; from the coding sequence ATGACGAGATTCGGGGCTCAGCTTCAGTCGCCGACGCTTGGCTTTCTGATTGGCGGTATCGTCATTGCTGCCCTCGGTAGCCAGCTGGCCATCCCCGATGCCATCTATAAGTTCATCGTTTTCATGCTGCTGATCAAAGTCGGTCTGACCGGCGGTATGGCCATTCGCAATGCCAGTCTGGCGGAGATGCTGCTGCCCGCGCTGTTCGCTGTGATCACAGGCATCGTGATCGTGTTCATTGGGCGCTATACCTTTGCCAAGCTGCCGGGCATCAGAGTCGTGGATGCCGTTGCCACAGCGGGATTGTTCGGTGCCGTGAGTGGTTCTACCATGGTCGCTGGCATCACCATGCTGGAAGGGCAGGGCATGGAATTTGAAGCCTGGGCCGGTGCGCTCTATCCTTTCATGGATATCGCAGCGCTGGTGACGGCGATCGTAGTGGCCAGCATTTACACCAGCAAACAGAAGCGCGATAAGTATCTCAAAAATGAGGCGTACCTCAAAAACAATGAAGCCTATGTCAGCAAGCAGGAGTATCTGACTAAGGAGGAGTATGGCGGCCTACAGCCGGTTGCCGCAGGCGGGGCTCCCATCATCGACCAGCGCAGCGGTACTGCGGGCGGGTATGGGGGCGAGTCGGGCGGTACCTCCGGCGGGTATGTCAGCGAGTCGGGCGGTGCCCCAAGCCCCAGGGTCAAAATTTGGCCCATCGTGAAGGAAAGCCTCCAGGGCTCTGCCCTATCCGCCCTGCTGCTGGGGCTAGCTCTGGGCATTGTAACCCGGCCTGAAAGTGTCTACGAAAGCTTCTACGATCCCCTCTTCCGCGGTCTGCTTTCGATTCTGATGCTGATTATGGGTATGGAGGCCTGGGCCAGACTTAACGAGTTGCGCAAGGTAGCCCAGTGGTACGCTCTATACGCCTTTGCGGCCCCCTTTCTGCATGGATTTATCGCCTTTGGTCTCGGCATGATTGCCCACTATGTGTCGGGGTTTAGCGCTGGCGGGGTTGCGCTCCTGGCCGTCATCGCCGCCTCCAGCTCAGACATCTCAGGGCCGCCCACTCTGCGGGCGGGTATCCCCTCGGCCAATCCCTCCGCCTACATCGGCGCATCCACAGCCATCGGCACCCCGGTTGCGATCGCCCTGTGTATCCCCCTCTTCGTTGGTCTCGCCCAGGCATTGATGGGTGGCTAA
- a CDS encoding aspartate/glutamate racemase family protein, translating into MKTIGLIGGMSWESTLEYYRILNQTTRARLGGLHSAKIILFSVDFADMAALQHEGRWDEISEILVEAAQQLQMAGASMVLVCANTMHLLADNIEASISVPLVHIADVTAGAIQAQGLGRVGLLGTKFTMEQDFYRDRLIERHGLEVVTPNDSSRAAVHHIIYDELCQGQFKPDSRQVVLEICQELVEAGAEGVILGCTELELLVGDATLAVPLFPTTRIHAEAAVNLALGLES; encoded by the coding sequence TTGAAAACCATTGGCCTGATCGGCGGCATGAGTTGGGAGTCGACCCTGGAGTACTACCGCATTCTCAACCAGACCACCCGCGCCCGACTGGGGGGGCTGCACTCCGCCAAAATTATTCTGTTTTCGGTGGACTTTGCCGACATGGCCGCCCTCCAGCACGAGGGCCGCTGGGACGAGATCTCAGAAATTTTGGTCGAAGCGGCCCAGCAGTTGCAAATGGCCGGAGCCAGCATGGTGCTGGTGTGTGCCAACACCATGCACCTGCTGGCCGACAACATTGAGGCCAGCATCTCTGTTCCCCTGGTGCACATTGCCGATGTAACAGCGGGGGCCATCCAAGCCCAGGGGCTGGGCCGGGTAGGGCTACTGGGCACCAAGTTCACCATGGAGCAAGACTTCTACCGCGATCGCTTAATCGAGCGTCACGGGCTGGAGGTGGTGACTCCCAACGACAGCAGTCGGGCCGCAGTGCACCACATTATCTACGACGAGCTGTGCCAGGGCCAGTTCAAGCCCGACTCTCGCCAGGTGGTGCTGGAGATCTGCCAGGAGCTGGTCGAGGCTGGAGCCGAGGGGGTGATCCTGGGCTGCACGGAGCTGGAGCTGCTGGTGGGCGATGCCACCCTGGCGGTGCCCCTGTTTCCCACCACCCGCATCCACGCGGAGGCGGCGGTAAATTTGGCCCTGGGCCTTGAGAGCTAG
- a CDS encoding mechanosensitive ion channel family protein, whose protein sequence is MAFWVAWRVWVGRGLRRWLLLSLAVLLLAIAAPTLATGELAAPALQGAEAETRAETATPDPAVAGGGNVVDGFPVVLDGVPLFYVRQGIAGVTSAEERAAIITQRVRAIAANPALAPDSIRAETEADQSVVLAGDNVLFTVRQDDVQAYGQSHPELAAEAVARIQQGVTNYRDQRSLRRIVTSLGLTILSTLAVFLMLRGILFGSSRLLTYIRQRRNADTLTVQMRSVQVLGSGATSYLLGGLVRLLRPVLILLVLYLYVPFVLSQFPATAKFGDSLLQDMAFRLSLLAQGFVTYLPELAMLGVIALLTYYVIEFARQVILELGRPNVYPWFYPEWIQPTIRLTTLLIVAIALVIAGPYLPGFGSPAFQGISIFLGALLTLGSSSAVANALSGIILIYTRAFQLKDFIRIDNVIGEVEDKSLFVTRVLTPKQETVTIPNASVLNSNVINYSAICRESRGHLLLHTTITLGYDLPWRKVHEVLIEAAKATADIAIAPAPFVLQTALNDFNVSYELNAYTASPSKMPDIYSRLHQNIQDHCNAAGIEILSPTFSALRDGNQSTIPADYLPADYSAPAFVVQGPNGQVPLAEAGFHDPRSDTNGS, encoded by the coding sequence ATGGCCTTTTGGGTTGCTTGGCGAGTTTGGGTGGGGCGAGGGCTGAGGCGCTGGCTACTGCTTAGCCTGGCGGTGCTGCTGCTGGCGATCGCGGCACCCACCTTAGCCACTGGAGAACTGGCCGCTCCGGCTTTACAAGGGGCTGAGGCAGAAACCAGGGCTGAGACCGCGACTCCAGATCCCGCTGTGGCGGGGGGCGGTAATGTGGTGGATGGCTTTCCGGTGGTGCTGGACGGGGTGCCGTTGTTCTACGTCAGGCAGGGGATTGCGGGGGTGACCTCGGCTGAGGAGCGGGCCGCAATTATTACCCAGCGGGTGAGGGCGATCGCCGCCAACCCAGCCCTGGCCCCAGACAGCATTCGCGCCGAAACCGAAGCCGACCAGAGCGTGGTGCTGGCGGGCGACAATGTGCTGTTCACCGTGCGCCAGGACGATGTTCAGGCCTACGGCCAATCCCATCCTGAACTGGCTGCTGAGGCTGTAGCGCGCATTCAGCAGGGGGTGACCAACTACCGCGACCAGCGCAGCCTGCGGCGCATTGTCACCAGCCTGGGGCTGACAATTCTGAGCACTCTGGCAGTGTTTCTGATGCTGCGAGGCATCTTGTTTGGTAGCTCCAGGCTGCTGACCTACATCAGACAGAGGCGCAACGCCGATACCCTGACCGTTCAGATGCGGTCGGTGCAGGTTTTGGGGTCTGGAGCTACCAGCTATTTACTTGGCGGACTGGTACGGCTACTGCGCCCGGTGCTGATTTTGCTGGTGCTGTACCTGTATGTGCCCTTTGTGCTGAGTCAGTTTCCGGCCACGGCTAAGTTTGGTGACAGCCTGCTGCAGGACATGGCCTTTCGGCTCAGTCTGCTGGCCCAGGGGTTTGTCACCTACCTGCCGGAGCTGGCCATGCTGGGCGTGATTGCCCTTCTCACCTACTACGTAATTGAGTTTGCTCGGCAGGTGATTCTCGAGCTGGGCCGCCCCAATGTATACCCCTGGTTTTACCCGGAATGGATACAGCCGACTATTCGGCTGACGACGCTACTGATTGTGGCGATCGCCCTTGTCATTGCCGGGCCGTACCTGCCGGGGTTTGGCTCCCCAGCCTTTCAGGGAATCTCTATCTTTTTGGGAGCGCTACTCACCCTGGGGTCGTCGTCGGCCGTGGCCAACGCCCTGTCGGGGATTATTTTGATCTACACCCGCGCCTTTCAGCTCAAAGATTTTATTCGCATTGACAACGTCATTGGTGAGGTCGAAGACAAGTCGCTGTTTGTGACTCGGGTGCTTACCCCCAAACAGGAGACGGTGACCATTCCCAATGCGTCAGTGCTCAACAGCAACGTGATTAACTACAGCGCCATCTGCCGCGAGTCGAGGGGCCACCTGCTGCTTCACACCACCATTACCCTGGGCTACGATCTGCCCTGGCGCAAAGTGCACGAGGTGCTGATTGAGGCGGCCAAGGCCACCGCCGATATTGCGATCGCTCCGGCTCCCTTTGTGCTGCAAACGGCCCTTAACGACTTTAACGTCAGCTATGAGCTGAATGCCTACACGGCCTCGCCCTCAAAAATGCCCGACATCTACAGCAGGCTGCACCAGAACATTCAGGACCACTGCAACGCCGCGGGCATTGAAATCCTATCGCCCACCTTCTCGGCCCTGCGGGACGGCAACCAATCCACCATCCCCGCCGACTATCTGCCCGCCGATTACAGCGCCCCCGCCTTTGTAGTGCAGGGGCCCAACGGTCAGGTGCCGCTGGCAGAGGCCGGGTTCCATGACCCTCGCTCAGATACTAACGGTTCCTAA
- a CDS encoding S-layer homology domain-containing protein: MSNASRFKSGTALLLALGLSVGAVAPVITAAPVVAQTQTQAQFNDVPSNHWAREFIVNLAARDIIAGFPDGSFRPNEPVTRAQFAAMVRRAFNQSSVRSATTFVDVPANYWAAAAIREADMMGFLSGYPGGVFRPEENIPRAQVLVSLTNGLNYTASNQNSVQVFRDTAQIPSWAVSSLAAATERRMVVNYPDVQVLRPNQTATRADVAAFIYQALASQNQVATVNSPYIVGQQVVAQPNVPAGTVLSVAYQSDKVVVLPGETAALTLNVSQSVTDSTGRVVIPAGSQVVGELRPSGNGTQFVAQELVLTGGQRMAISATSQTVTTTETIRQGATFGETLAGAVLGSGAAAAIARTTGDQNVGALEVLAGAATGATLGRIFGRNQVEVITINPARDLSLTVNAPLMLSAR, from the coding sequence ATGTCTAATGCGTCTCGTTTTAAGTCTGGAACCGCCCTGCTGCTGGCCCTGGGACTGAGCGTTGGAGCCGTTGCTCCGGTGATTACGGCGGCACCAGTCGTGGCCCAGACCCAAACTCAAGCCCAGTTTAACGATGTGCCTTCCAACCACTGGGCACGGGAATTTATCGTCAACCTGGCGGCCAGAGACATCATTGCCGGGTTCCCGGATGGCTCATTTCGACCCAACGAGCCCGTAACCCGGGCTCAGTTTGCCGCCATGGTGCGCCGCGCCTTTAACCAGTCGTCGGTGCGCAGCGCCACCACCTTTGTGGATGTACCGGCCAACTACTGGGCCGCCGCCGCCATTCGCGAGGCCGACATGATGGGATTTTTGTCGGGCTATCCCGGCGGCGTGTTTCGTCCGGAAGAAAACATTCCTCGGGCGCAGGTGCTGGTGTCGCTGACCAACGGGCTGAACTACACCGCCAGCAACCAAAATAGCGTTCAGGTCTTCCGTGACACCGCCCAAATTCCCAGCTGGGCGGTGTCCAGCCTGGCCGCCGCCACGGAACGGCGCATGGTGGTCAACTACCCCGATGTGCAGGTGTTGAGGCCCAACCAGACGGCCACGCGGGCCGATGTGGCGGCCTTCATCTACCAGGCCCTGGCCAGCCAAAACCAGGTGGCCACCGTCAACTCCCCCTACATTGTGGGGCAGCAGGTGGTGGCTCAGCCCAATGTCCCCGCCGGTACCGTGCTCAGCGTGGCCTACCAGAGTGACAAAGTGGTTGTGCTCCCCGGCGAAACCGCCGCCCTCACCCTCAACGTCAGCCAGTCTGTCACCGACAGCACCGGGCGCGTGGTGATTCCGGCGGGCAGCCAGGTGGTCGGTGAACTGCGGCCCAGCGGCAATGGCACTCAGTTTGTGGCTCAGGAACTGGTGTTGACCGGGGGCCAGCGGATGGCGATCAGCGCCACCTCCCAAACCGTTACCACCACCGAGACGATTCGCCAGGGGGCGACCTTTGGCGAGACTCTGGCAGGCGCGGTGCTGGGTTCGGGCGCGGCGGCGGCGATCGCCCGTACCACTGGCGACCAGAACGTCGGTGCCCTGGAGGTGCTGGCCGGAGCTGCCACCGGAGCCACCCTGGGCCGAATTTTTGGGCGCAACCAGGTTGAGGTGATCACCATCAACCCCGCCCGCGATTTGAGCCTGACCGTCAACGCTCCCCTGATGCTGTCTGCCCGCTAG